DNA from Candidatus Cloacimonas acidaminovorans str. Evry:
TAACTATATCTCTGCGTTTTTCTTCGGTTAAGGGCTGAAAAGGCAGGCGGATAACATTTCCATCGTTTTCTGGAGTAATGCCAATATTGGCAGCTAAAATGGCTTTTTCTATATCTGCCAGGGTTGTTTTATCCCAGGGCTGAACAACAATCATTCTGGCTTCGGGAATGGAAATGTTGCAGAGTTGTTTAATCGGTGTAGGTAGACCGTAATAATTGATTTTAATATCATCCAAAATGGAAGCGCTGGCGCGTCCGGTTCTGATTTTGGAATATTGATGCAGCATTGCATCAAAGCTCTTTTGCATTTTTTCTTTAGTATTATCTTTTATATTTTCCATAATATCCTCTTTACCAGGCAGAAACTATGTTCAGGGGTGAATATAGGTTCCTGTTTCCGCATTAGTAAGTGCTTCAATTAACATTTGCGGCTGACTGATGTTGAAAATCTTAATAGGCATAGTATTATCCATAGCCAGAGAAAAAGCGGTTAAATCCATAACTCCCAAGCGTTTTTGCAAACATTCCTCAAAGCTGGCACTGCTTATAAAATGGGCATTTTTATCTTTTTTGGGATCGGCGCTGTAAAGTCCATCCACATTAGTTGCTTTTAACACAATATCAGCTTGCAGTTCAACAGCGCGTAAAACGGCAGCGGTATCTGTAGTAAAATAAGGATTTCCTGTTCCTCCGCTGAAAAAACAGACCTTTCCCTGTTCCAAAGCGGAGGAAGCCAATTGAGGAGTATAACGATCAACCACTTTATCCACAGCCAGAGTGGAAAAAATGGCACAGTCAATTCCTTTGGAAATAAGGATTTCTGCCATATACAGAGAATTCTGGATAGTTGCCAGCATACCGATACTATCCAGAACTACCCTGTTCAAATTTTTATTTTTCCAGGAACCGCCGCGGAATATATTTCCCCCGCCTAAAACGATGCCTAATTCATAATTTTGGTTATGAACTGTAATTATAGCATCGGTCAGGGAGTCAATTACTGTTTCATCGTAGATGATGCCTTTTTTACCGGAAAGAACTTCTCCGGAAAGTTTCAACAGCACACGATGGATATTTTCGCTTTTGTAAACATTTTTCATACTTGAACTCCCGGCTGTTTCAGGAAGGTTTACAGCTTTATGTTCAGCTTTTATTCGCCACCTAATTGATAACGGACAAATCTGGCAATTTGAATATTTTCGCCTGTTGTGGCTATAGCGTTTGTCAGTAAGTCCTTTACGGTTTTTGTGCTGTCGCTGATCAGTTCTTGTCCTAAAAGGGAATGTTCGTTGCAGAACTTTTTCAGATTACCTTCCACAATTTTCTCTATAATTTCGGGTTTTTTCCCTTCATTCACAGCTTTGTTATAGGCAATTTCTTTTTCTCTTTCCAGAATGGCGGGATCAATTTGCTCGGGACTTATAGCTAAAGGGTTGGTAGCGGCAATTTGCATTGCTATTTCATCTGCCAAAGCTTTAAATTCATCGGTTCTGGCAACAAAATCGGATTCGCAATTCAGTTCCAGAAGCACTCCAATCCGGTTGTTGAAATGTATGTATGAATGAATGATACCTTCTTTAGTGGCACGGTTTGCTTTTCCTTCTGCTTTACTGATTCCCTTTTCCCGCAGGTATTTTATTGCCTCATCAATATTTCCGTTTTTTTCAATAAGGGCTTTGCGGCAATCCATCATTCCGGCTCCAGTTCTGTCACGCAATTCTTTTACTTGGGTTGCAGTAATCTCTGCCATTTTTTCTCCTTTTTGGTTAAAGTAAGTTTTGGGGTTAGTTTTTTATTGTTCCGTTTCCGCTAATTCGGGAACATCAAATTCCACTTTTTCTTCTGCTGCAGCCAATTCGGCTTCAAAATCCTCTGTTTCTTCTGCAGCAGTTGTTTCAGTTGTTTCTTCTTCAGTGCTTTCTCCCTCTGTGGCAAGTCCTTTTCCTTCAATAACGGCATTTGCCATAATATCTGAAATCAGATGAATAGCACGCGTGGCATCGTCGTTACTGGGAATTACATAATCAATCAAATCGGGATCGCAATTGGTATCAACCATTGCCACAATCGGAATATTCAAGATACGTGCTTCGTGCACGGCTATTTTTTCATATTCGGTATCCACAATAAAAACACATCCTGGCAGGGCATCCATTTCGCGAATACCGCCTAAGGAAAATTCAATTTTATCGTGCATTCTTTTCATTTTTTGTTGTTCCAGCTTGGTGTAACCATTGATAGTGCCGTCAGCCACGATTTCTTCATAATACTTCATCTTTTCAATGCTTTGACGGATAGTAGCCATATTAGTTAGCATTCCACCATACCAACGCTGGTTTACATAAAAGACACCGGCTTTTTCAGCAGCTTCTTTAATAGCTGCCTGTGCCTGTTTTTTGGTTCCTACAAAAAGGATATATTCACCTTTGGAGGCAACCTCTTTCATAAACTGATATGCTTCATTGATAGCATCTACTGTCTGTTTCAAATCAATAATATGAATCCCGTTGCGTTTAATGAAGATGTATTTCTTCATTTTAGGATTCCATTTGAAGGTTTGATGCCCAAAATGGACACCAGCTTCAAGTAATTGTTTCATAGTTACTACGGACATTCTTTTCTCCTGAAATACGGTTTTTAGGTCTCTTCCGGACGGTGTAAGCAATTCAAAGGAACAAAAACCTCACCGCCTTGCAAGCGTTCCGGAAGTTTATTTAATGTTTTTTCCATTTTGATAATCCTTTTGTCATTCCTGTGAAAGCAGGAAGCAGATGATTTTTCATCTCTTTAACTGAACTATCAATATAGAACTTATAAAACTTGTTGTTTTTCATTACAGAAAAACTGTTTCTTTTAACGCTTAGAGAACTGGAATCTTTTTCTGGCTTTGGGACGACCGGATTTTTTGCGTTCCACCATTCTGGGATCACGCGTTAAAAATCCCCGGGTCTTCAGCACAGGACGAAGATTTTCATCATATTCCACTAAGGCACGGGAAATACCATGACGGATAGCTCCTGCCTGACCGCTTAAACCACCTCCGTAAACATTTACATAAACATCAAAGTTATCGGATAAGCCAACGGTCTGTAAGGGCTGTTCTACAATCATTTCCAGGGTCTCACGCTGGAGATATTTCTTCATCTGGATATTATTAATAATGCGTTTTCCAGTTCCAGGCATAAGACGAACTCTGGCTACGGCATTTTTTCTTCTGCCAACTGCATCAAAGGTCTGCATACTTTTTTACTCCTAAATATTTAGTTCAATGGGTTTTTGAGCAGAATGCGGATGTTCAGCTCCAGGATAAACTTTCAATTTTTTGAACATTGCGCGTCCCAACTTATTTTTGGGCATCATACCTTTTACGGCATGTTCAATAATGCGTTCGGGATGCTTTTCCAAAACTTTGGCATAAGGAATTTCCTTCAAGCCGTCAGGATAACCACTAAAGCTTTTATAAACCTTCTGTAATGCCTTCATACCTGTTACGCGAACTTTTGCTGCATTGATCACAATCACATAATCACCGGTATCAATATTGGGCACATAATACGGTTTATGTTTGCCACATAAAATTGTGGCAACTTTTGTGGATAAGCGTCCCAAAGGTTTTCCCTCTGCATCTACGATATACCATTGCTGGTGAATATCGGAAGGACTTGGGGTTAGGGTCTTCATCGCTTCTCCTTTACATATTTTTTTATTCAGTAAGCCACATTTTTGGAAGCAGGAATAGTGTCAAGTGTTTTGAAGAGTTGAAACAACTGAAGGGAGAAAATGAAAAAGGGGAAAGGTGATATCAATGGAATTTTTAAGTGCAGCACTGGTTTCATCCCTAAATTTCTCTAACTTCATATAAATAGAAATAAATACACATTCTTCCCTAATTGCATTGCTTACCCATTGCTTACCCATTGCTAATGCCATCCGTAATGGGTAAGCAATGCTTCAGTATTTCCCTTAAGAAAGATGGAGTATCCTAAAAAAGGTGAACAGGTTAACGGGTGAACGGGTGAAAAGGTGAAAAAGTAAAAAGGAAAAACTCGCGATAGACAAAAAAAGGCAAAATTATTATAATAAAAACCATTTTTTCGGTGGCTTCGGTGTTTTTCGGTGGCTAAAAATGCAGAGAAACACCGTCCTCCGTCTACACTAAACTGTTTTGAGTCCTTACTGCTAAATAAAGGCGTAAAAGGTTTATAACTTTTGAAAGCATTGACAACTCCTAACTTGCATAGAAATCTGTGAAATCCGTGTTATCTGTGAGAGATTCACTTTTTCATTGACACAATAGCAGATAATAAGTGAAAGGATTATAAAGGAAAAATAGGTGAATATGGATATTATTAAAACCGAAAACATAGTAAAGGATTACATTTTAGGCAAGATAAAAGTCCGTGCTTTAAATGGAATTGACCTGCAAATTCAGAAAGGTGAATTTGTTGCCATAATGGGTCCCTCCGGCTCGGGGAAAAGCACTTTAATGCATATTCTGGGGTGTTTGGATAGTCCAACAGATGGAACTTATTATCTGGATGATGTTTTGGTTAGCAAAATGCCCAAAGCGTCTTTAGCTGCAGTCAGAAATCGGAAAATTGGCTTTGTGTTTCAGTCCTTTAATCTGCTCCCTCATTTGAACATCTTGAAAAATGTAGAACTCCCTTTAATGTATGGAGGTATGAGTAAAAGAAAACGCACTGCCAAAGCAAAAGAGGTTTTACAAAATGTGGGTCTGGGAGATCGTTTAAAACATAAGCCCGGTGAACTTTCCGGAGGTCAAAGACAACGCGTTGCCATAGCACGAGCAATTGTAAATGATCCTTCTATTCTACTGGCAGATGAACCAACGGGAAATCTGGATTCTCAATCCGGAGGGGATATTTTGGAAATTTTTACGGAGTTACACAGTCAAGGCAATACCGTTATTATTGTAACTCACGACCAGGCAATTGCTTCCAGAGCAGAAAGAATAATCAAAATAAAAGACGGGAAAATAGTAGATGGCAATTCCAATAGCTGAATCCCTCAAACTTGGTTTCGCGGATATTATGATGCGCAAAGTTCGCAGTATAGTAACCGTGATTGGCATAATTTTAGGTGTGATGTGCATAATGGTTGTTTTGGCAATTGTAAATGGAATGAACGAAAGCACAATGAGTTGGATGGAAGAACGCGGTGGTTTGAACAAAATAGAAGTTGAACAAAACTGGTTTTACGATTTTTCCAAAGGTGGAGATCCCAGTTTTTCTTTAAAGGAAATTCGTTATTTGCAATCCCTTATTCCGGAAGCGGAAGCATTTAATCCTACCGTTCAGGAATGGGAAGCGGTAATAAATAAGGGTGATATTCGTTACAGCACATCTTTAAGAGGTGTAATGCCCGATTTTGTAAAAGTGGAACAATGGGACATAGCTAAAGGCAGATTTATTAAAGACCTGGATATAGACCAACATAGCAATGTAATAGTTCTCGGCTCAACCGTGGCAAAAGAGTTTTTTGGCAACAACGATCCTCTCGGACAAATTATTTCCGTAGGCAATCAACAATTTATCGTTGTCGGTGTAATGGCTGAAAGATTTATGCCAACACAGGGCGGACAAATAGGAATGGGTGAAAATGCTTTGGAATATTTAAACCGCCGTTGTTTTATTCCTATTTCCACAATGATCAGTAAAGTTAACCCTGGCAGTAAAATAAGCTCCATAGATATTAGAGCAAAAAGTCCTGAAGAGGCAAAAGAACTGCGCCGTAAAGTGGAAAACATAGTGCTGAACCTGAAAAACGGAAAACATTTGTTTCAGGTTACTTCCGCTAAAGAACAACTGGATACAATGCAGGCAAATGCTAAAATATTTGAAGCCATATTTGTTTTAATTGCCGTAATTTCTCTGCTGGTTGGGGGAATTGTAATTATGAACATTATGCTTGCTTCCATCCGGGAACGCACTCGCGAAATAGGAGTTCGCATTGCGGTTGGAGCCAGAAGAAGAGATATTTTTATTCAGTTTTTGGTGCAAACGGTGCTTATTACCGCTTTAGGTGGAATTTTGGGAATTCTTTTAGGATTTGCTATTTTGGATAAAGTGGGTTCTTATTTACAAATAAAAGTGCTTGCCTCGGTGCAAATGATTTGGGTTGCTCTTTTGGTTTCTATTGGAGTGGGACTTATTTTTGGAGTAGGTCCTGCTATTAGAGCTGCCCGTCTTGATCCTGTAATTGCTTTAAGGGAGGAATAATGAGTAAAAAGAAACAAAATAAAGGTGTTTTTCAGAAGCTCCTTCTTTGGCTATATTCTTACATCAAAATTGTTATTGTGGATCTCAAGAAAATTTACTTTTCCATAACTGTCCCTCAACAACGGAAAAAGGTCTTTAGCAATATATGGACATTTATCAAAACATTTTACCAGCGTTTTATGGGTGAAGGTATTTTGAAGGAATCAGCCAGTTTAACTTACATAACTCTTCTCGGTTTTGTCCCTTTTATCAATTTCCTGGTTTTAATTGCCCCGGATTTACCATTTCTGAATTTGGGTGATAAACTGAGAGAATTGGTGGTTCAAAACTTTATTCCGAGTTCGGCGAATGCTATAATCAACTTTTTGGACAAGCTGATTATGCCCAAAGTTGGCTTCAACATTTTCAATTTTGTTATCCTGATTGTTAGTTCCTATTCGTTGTTTTCAGTTATAAGAGGGACTTTTGACCGTATCCTGAGTATGCAGCTGAAGTCCTCTCAGGATACTATTACTCAATTAGTGAAATTTTTCGGCACGATTGTTTTCGGATTGCTGATTATCGTGTTGCTTTTTTCCAGTTCATCTATTCCAATTATCTCCCGTTTGTTAAAGTCACCTGTTTTACAATGGATTATGGTAATAGTTCCCTTTGTTTTGCAATTTTTGGCTATAATGTTTCTTTATATGTTATTGCCTTCGGTAAGAATTAACCGTGCCTCCTTGTTTAGAGGTGCTTTTTGGACTACGGTTATCTGGGTTATAGGTAAGTCCGCATTTGATTTTTATATATATAACTTAACTAATTACGAACGACTTTACGGAGTGATGGCTGTTCTGCCGATTTTCCTACTGTGGATTTATATAAATTGGGCTATTATTTTGGGAGGAATGGTTTTAGTAAGTGAAATGGAAAACAAAAAAAACGGTGGCTTTTTAACCAAAGAACCCCATAATGCCGTGCGCATAACAATGGAACTTTTTACTAATCAAAAACTTAATCAACGTCTGGAAGGAATTTTGAGTAAAGAAGAACTGAAGAAATTGGCAGATACCCTGAACGAGGAAGAAGATAAATGAATAAATATGCCCTAATTAGTGTTGCGGATAAAACCGGTATTGAGACCTTAGCTATGGAACTGGAAAGAATGGGCTTTACCATTCTTTCCACTTCGCATACAGCTGATTACTTAAAACAATTCTGCCAGAAAGTAGTGCTGGTTTCGGATTTAACCGGTTTTCCGGAAATTCTGGAAGGCAGAGTTAAAACACTCCATCCCGTTATTTATGCCGGAATTTTGGCAGATAGAAATAATCCTGCTCACGCCAAAACACTCTCTGAACTAAAAATTGAGCACATAGATGTAATAGCGGTAAATTTGTATCCTTTTGCCTCTGTTTGCTGGAAAGAAAATGCCACCGAACAGGAAATTATAGAAAATATAGATATTGGAGGTCCCGCTTTAATTCGTGCAGGAGCCAAGAACTATAAAAGCGTTACTGTTTTGGTTGATCCTGTGGACTATGCTAATGCGTTGGAGCTTTTAAAGCAGAATAGTATTTTACCGGAAAAATTTAGTTCCTATCTGGCACAAAAGGCATTTGCCAAAACCCGGGATTACGATGCTGAAATTGCCGCTTATTTTGCCTCTCAAGGAATAGAGGAATCTATTACTAACGAACTACCTGCTCAACTGGAGTTTGCTATTTCTTTAAAGAGAAAATTGCGCTATGGCGAAAACCCTCATCAAAATGGTGGTTTCTATGCAAAGGTAACCTCCGGTTGGGAACTTATTCACGGTAAGGAACTCTCTTTCAATAACATAATGGATATTGATTCTGCCTTCAGAGCTATTCGTCTTTTTGGTAAACCAACTGCCATTATTATTAAACACTGCAATCCTTGTGGTATTGGCAGTGATGAAACATTGGCAGAGGCATATAGAAAAGCTTATGAAACAGATACGGAGGCACCTTTTGGGGGAATTGTAATTGTCAACCGTCCCCTGGATTTGGAAACGGCTACCCTGATTAATAATATCTTCACTGAAATCATTATTGCTCCTGCTTTTGAACCCGGTGTTTTAGAATTCCTGAAAAAAAAGAAAAACCGCCGCCTAATTCGCTACGAATTTTCTCTGCTGGAAAAACCGCTTAACCCTATAGAAATTAAGACACTTACTTCGGGCTATTTAGCTCAGGACTGGGACCTCGTAAACGAATCAACAGAGAACTGGAAAATAGTTACTAACAAACAACCTGCTCCGGAAGAGTTGGAAGCCCTTATTTATGCCTGGAAAGCTGTTTCCGTCCTAAAGTCCAATGCCATTGCTATCGCTAAAAAAGATAGTGTCTTAGGGCTTGGCTGCGGACAAACCTCCCGCATAGATGCTGTTCAATTAGCTCTCTGGAAAGCAAAAAAATTCGGACACGATTTAACGGATTCTGTTTGTGCCTCCGATGGCTTTTTCCCTTTTCGGGATTGTATAGATACTCTTGCTAAGAACGGAATTTCAGCTATCATCCAACCTGGCGGTTCCAAAAACGATGCGGAATGCATTTCTGCTTGCAACGAACTAAACATCGCTATGGTCTTTACCGGTTTCCGTCACTTTAAGCACTGAAAATATGTTATTAAGTGAAGATGAAAAAAAGAAGTTGACAGAAAGATGGAGTAATAATAGAAAAATATAATGAAATTAAATCCAATATAATCGTTAAAGAGAGGATACTAAAATGGTCTCTAAAAATATACATAATTATGAGATAGATTTTGCGCCAACAAAAGACGAAAAGTCAGAAAAAAATATTTCTGATTTAATGCCCTTGTCTAATAATAAGATAGGAGGGGAAGCTAAAATGAAACATACAGCACCAAGAAATAGAACTCTTACTGTGTCGGAAGAGGAACTAAAAAAAATGAAAACAAGATTTATCAACTTAAATAAGCAATGTATGTTAGATGCTATAAAAGGGAATGTGATCTGTCAGGATGCACTTGAATGTATTCAATTCCTGCCCGAAAAATCAATTGATCTTCTTATTATTGATCCCCCCTATAATATGTATAAAAAGTTTAATGAAGTTACCTTCAATAAAAAAACCATTGATGAGTATGCAGAATGGATTGACTCTTGGTTTTCTCAGATTGTTTCTAAAATATCATTAACCGGTTCGGTTTATGTATGCTGTGACTGGCAATCTTCTTCTGCAATAGAGACAGTGCTAAGAAAACATTTGATTGTAAGAAATAGAATTACATGGGAAAGAGATAAGGGTAGAGGAGCAAAAACAAACTGGAAAAACTGTTCTGAGGATATATGGTTTGCCACCAAGTCCAATAAATATGTTTTCAATGTAGATAAGGTTAAAATTATGCGAAAAGTAATTGCACCTTATAGAGATGAAAACGGAGATCCTAAGGACTGGAAAGAAACAAATACAGGCAATTATAGATTATCTCATCCCTCAAACTTTTGGACAGATATCACTATCCCTTTTTGGTCTATGCCTGAAAATACTGATCACCCTACTCAAAAACCGGAAAAATTATTAGCGAAACTAATACTTGCCAGTTCCAATGAAGGTGATTTTGTGTTTGATCCCTTTTGTGGCTCTGGTTCAACCTTAGTTGTAGCAAAAAAATTAAACCGCGAATTCAGTGGTATTGAAATTGACGAATATTATTGTGCTCTTACCTTAAAACGATTAGACCTAGCTGATATTGATAAATCTATACAAGGATACAGTGAAGGATTATTTTGGGAGAGAAATAGTTTAACCGAACAGCAAAAAATTAAGCTATCAAGTAGAAAACAAAAAGGAATTGATAATTATGAAATCGAATTTGACTGGCATCATTAAGTTCATCGAATCAAAAAACGCAATTAAGGATAAGAATAAACTAACTAAACTTGTTTCCCGAAGATTCAAATTAATTCGTGACAGGTCCGTGT
Protein-coding regions in this window:
- a CDS encoding ABC transporter permease, whose protein sequence is MAIPIAESLKLGFADIMMRKVRSIVTVIGIILGVMCIMVVLAIVNGMNESTMSWMEERGGLNKIEVEQNWFYDFSKGGDPSFSLKEIRYLQSLIPEAEAFNPTVQEWEAVINKGDIRYSTSLRGVMPDFVKVEQWDIAKGRFIKDLDIDQHSNVIVLGSTVAKEFFGNNDPLGQIISVGNQQFIVVGVMAERFMPTQGGQIGMGENALEYLNRRCFIPISTMISKVNPGSKISSIDIRAKSPEEAKELRRKVENIVLNLKNGKHLFQVTSAKEQLDTMQANAKIFEAIFVLIAVISLLVGGIVIMNIMLASIRERTREIGVRIAVGARRRDIFIQFLVQTVLITALGGILGILLGFAILDKVGSYLQIKVLASVQMIWVALLVSIGVGLIFGVGPAIRAARLDPVIALREE
- the rplM gene encoding 50S ribosomal protein L13 produces the protein MKTLTPSPSDIHQQWYIVDAEGKPLGRLSTKVATILCGKHKPYYVPNIDTGDYVIVINAAKVRVTGMKALQKVYKSFSGYPDGLKEIPYAKVLEKHPERIIEHAVKGMMPKNKLGRAMFKKLKVYPGAEHPHSAQKPIELNI
- a CDS encoding DNA-methyltransferase, which translates into the protein MVSKNIHNYEIDFAPTKDEKSEKNISDLMPLSNNKIGGEAKMKHTAPRNRTLTVSEEELKKMKTRFINLNKQCMLDAIKGNVICQDALECIQFLPEKSIDLLIIDPPYNMYKKFNEVTFNKKTIDEYAEWIDSWFSQIVSKISLTGSVYVCCDWQSSSAIETVLRKHLIVRNRITWERDKGRGAKTNWKNCSEDIWFATKSNKYVFNVDKVKIMRKVIAPYRDENGDPKDWKETNTGNYRLSHPSNFWTDITIPFWSMPENTDHPTQKPEKLLAKLILASSNEGDFVFDPFCGSGSTLVVAKKLNREFSGIEIDEYYCALTLKRLDLADIDKSIQGYSEGLFWERNSLTEQQKIKLSSRKQKGIDNYEIEFDWHH
- the purH gene encoding bifunctional phosphoribosylaminoimidazolecarboxamide formyltransferase/IMP cyclohydrolase, producing MNKYALISVADKTGIETLAMELERMGFTILSTSHTADYLKQFCQKVVLVSDLTGFPEILEGRVKTLHPVIYAGILADRNNPAHAKTLSELKIEHIDVIAVNLYPFASVCWKENATEQEIIENIDIGGPALIRAGAKNYKSVTVLVDPVDYANALELLKQNSILPEKFSSYLAQKAFAKTRDYDAEIAAYFASQGIEESITNELPAQLEFAISLKRKLRYGENPHQNGGFYAKVTSGWELIHGKELSFNNIMDIDSAFRAIRLFGKPTAIIIKHCNPCGIGSDETLAEAYRKAYETDTEAPFGGIVIVNRPLDLETATLINNIFTEIIIAPAFEPGVLEFLKKKKNRRLIRYEFSLLEKPLNPIEIKTLTSGYLAQDWDLVNESTENWKIVTNKQPAPEELEALIYAWKAVSVLKSNAIAIAKKDSVLGLGCGQTSRIDAVQLALWKAKKFGHDLTDSVCASDGFFPFRDCIDTLAKNGISAIIQPGGSKNDAECISACNELNIAMVFTGFRHFKH
- the tsf gene encoding translation elongation factor Ts; the encoded protein is MAEITATQVKELRDRTGAGMMDCRKALIEKNGNIDEAIKYLREKGISKAEGKANRATKEGIIHSYIHFNNRIGVLLELNCESDFVARTDEFKALADEIAMQIAATNPLAISPEQIDPAILEREKEIAYNKAVNEGKKPEIIEKIVEGNLKKFCNEHSLLGQELISDSTKTVKDLLTNAIATTGENIQIARFVRYQLGGE
- the rpsB gene encoding 30S ribosomal protein S2, with protein sequence MSVVTMKQLLEAGVHFGHQTFKWNPKMKKYIFIKRNGIHIIDLKQTVDAINEAYQFMKEVASKGEYILFVGTKKQAQAAIKEAAEKAGVFYVNQRWYGGMLTNMATIRQSIEKMKYYEEIVADGTINGYTKLEQQKMKRMHDKIEFSLGGIREMDALPGCVFIVDTEYEKIAVHEARILNIPIVAMVDTNCDPDLIDYVIPSNDDATRAIHLISDIMANAVIEGKGLATEGESTEEETTETTAAEETEDFEAELAAAEEKVEFDVPELAETEQ
- the frr gene encoding ribosome recycling factor: MMENIKDNTKEKMQKSFDAMLHQYSKIRTGRASASILDDIKINYYGLPTPIKQLCNISIPEARMIVVQPWDKTTLADIEKAILAANIGITPENDGNVIRLPFQPLTEEKRRDIVKNIKKISEDTRVAIRNIRRDANDIVKKEKKDSEISEDDEKKQLKELQDLTDDWIKKIDEAEKAKEKEIMEV
- the rpsI gene encoding 30S ribosomal protein S9, with amino-acid sequence MQTFDAVGRRKNAVARVRLMPGTGKRIINNIQMKKYLQRETLEMIVEQPLQTVGLSDNFDVYVNVYGGGLSGQAGAIRHGISRALVEYDENLRPVLKTRGFLTRDPRMVERKKSGRPKARKRFQFSKR
- a CDS encoding YihY/virulence factor BrkB family protein, producing MSKKKQNKGVFQKLLLWLYSYIKIVIVDLKKIYFSITVPQQRKKVFSNIWTFIKTFYQRFMGEGILKESASLTYITLLGFVPFINFLVLIAPDLPFLNLGDKLRELVVQNFIPSSANAIINFLDKLIMPKVGFNIFNFVILIVSSYSLFSVIRGTFDRILSMQLKSSQDTITQLVKFFGTIVFGLLIIVLLFSSSSIPIISRLLKSPVLQWIMVIVPFVLQFLAIMFLYMLLPSVRINRASLFRGAFWTTVIWVIGKSAFDFYIYNLTNYERLYGVMAVLPIFLLWIYINWAIILGGMVLVSEMENKKNGGFLTKEPHNAVRITMELFTNQKLNQRLEGILSKEELKKLADTLNEEEDK
- the pyrH gene encoding UMP kinase, coding for MKNVYKSENIHRVLLKLSGEVLSGKKGIIYDETVIDSLTDAIITVHNQNYELGIVLGGGNIFRGGSWKNKNLNRVVLDSIGMLATIQNSLYMAEILISKGIDCAIFSTLAVDKVVDRYTPQLASSALEQGKVCFFSGGTGNPYFTTDTAAVLRAVELQADIVLKATNVDGLYSADPKKDKNAHFISSASFEECLQKRLGVMDLTAFSLAMDNTMPIKIFNISQPQMLIEALTNAETGTYIHP
- a CDS encoding ABC transporter ATP-binding protein gives rise to the protein MDIIKTENIVKDYILGKIKVRALNGIDLQIQKGEFVAIMGPSGSGKSTLMHILGCLDSPTDGTYYLDDVLVSKMPKASLAAVRNRKIGFVFQSFNLLPHLNILKNVELPLMYGGMSKRKRTAKAKEVLQNVGLGDRLKHKPGELSGGQRQRVAIARAIVNDPSILLADEPTGNLDSQSGGDILEIFTELHSQGNTVIIVTHDQAIASRAERIIKIKDGKIVDGNSNS